A single Carnobacterium alterfunditum DSM 5972 DNA region contains:
- a CDS encoding glycosyltransferase family 2 protein → MKIIIFKNRDVRNIYTNNLVSIIVPVYNSEEFIAENLLSILNQDHKNLEAIMVDDGSTDSSINIIKEIAKNDSRVKYIRQENQGAPAARNNGLLHSQGDFLYFIDSDDRLSNRAVSLMLTSFSMTDADIVIGQYQNMDENGNLNHIQDFGYSKSSILTTKEDLKELVFLPPFPGNKMYKMSIIKDNQIKFASVKIAQDLNFYLKALLGANKVSIIDEVVYYYRFRLGSISNTYTKSILEIKESINDVESFYKDNNQFDQFLFLNIRFLYYSYQLSKIPQIKSEKERSLVFKTLKKDLKKIPKNSLYSNIYRKKYWNTTLKINMEIIFLSKFYQNYQNKKK, encoded by the coding sequence TTGAAAATTATTATTTTTAAAAATAGGGATGTGAGAAATATTTATACAAATAATTTAGTCTCCATAATTGTTCCAGTCTATAATTCTGAAGAATTTATAGCTGAGAATCTTTTGTCAATTTTAAATCAAGATCATAAAAATTTAGAAGCCATAATGGTGGATGATGGGTCTACGGATAGTTCCATAAATATTATCAAAGAAATAGCTAAAAATGATAGTAGAGTTAAGTATATTAGACAAGAGAATCAAGGAGCACCAGCAGCTAGAAATAACGGTCTACTACATTCACAAGGTGATTTTTTATATTTTATTGATTCAGATGATAGATTAAGCAATCGGGCGGTTTCTCTAATGTTAACCTCTTTTTCAATGACAGATGCTGATATTGTGATTGGACAATACCAAAATATGGATGAAAATGGTAATTTAAACCATATACAAGATTTTGGGTATAGTAAATCAAGTATACTTACAACGAAAGAAGACCTTAAAGAGCTAGTTTTCTTGCCTCCTTTTCCCGGAAATAAAATGTATAAAATGTCTATAATAAAAGATAACCAAATTAAGTTTGCTAGTGTTAAAATAGCACAAGATCTGAACTTCTATTTAAAAGCATTACTAGGTGCTAATAAAGTTTCAATTATTGATGAAGTAGTTTATTATTATAGGTTTAGATTAGGTAGTATTAGTAATACGTATACTAAATCAATTTTAGAAATTAAAGAAAGTATAAACGATGTTGAATCTTTTTATAAAGATAATAATCAATTTGATCAATTTCTGTTTTTAAATATAAGATTTTTATATTATTCATACCAATTATCAAAAATACCACAAATAAAAAGTGAAAAAGAACGAAGTTTAGTTTTTAAAACTTTAAAAAAAGATTTGAAAAAAATACCTAAAAATTCTTTGTATTCCAATATTTATAGGAAAAAATATTGGAATACAACATTAAAAATAAATATGGAAATTATCTTTTTAAGTAAATTTTATCAAAACTATCAAAATAAAAAAAAATGA
- a CDS encoding glycosyltransferase family 2 protein → METPLISVIIPVYNIAEYLPRCIDSVISQTYKQLEIILIDDGSTDRSPEICKSYVQKDRRIKFISKKNGGQGSARNLGLSLCTGDFVTFVDSDDWLVNDIYSHCVNIIKKSKPDIVSFNCIETNGDVEIDKDLNFQLESVYKDELLRDYLYRGQTDRAPFTVWRKVYKKEIIEKIQFDEGKINEDIVFNFKVLSKANSLIHTSKIGYYYYQGNKSTTRNGLKKRDFDLLDASEQLIELAKIEKNKDIYYLARVKEARSYFSLLAKIAMYGFEDDTLDQKEVIKSLKNKLRKKYIFLLKSPIPLSRKLMAGLLIIDVRLLSEPLKMYKKIKK, encoded by the coding sequence ATGGAAACCCCTCTTATTAGTGTTATTATTCCAGTTTATAATATAGCGGAATATTTACCCAGATGTATTGATTCGGTAATTAGTCAAACCTATAAGCAACTAGAAATCATTCTAATTGATGACGGATCAACAGATAGAAGCCCTGAAATTTGTAAATCTTATGTTCAAAAAGATAGGAGAATAAAGTTTATCTCAAAGAAAAACGGAGGACAGGGAAGTGCAAGAAACTTAGGATTAAGTTTATGCACCGGTGATTTTGTTACATTTGTTGATAGTGATGATTGGCTAGTAAATGACATATATTCACATTGTGTAAATATCATAAAAAAAAGCAAACCGGATATTGTTAGTTTTAATTGTATTGAAACAAATGGAGATGTAGAAATAGATAAAGACTTGAATTTCCAGTTAGAGTCGGTATATAAGGATGAATTATTAAGAGATTATCTTTATAGAGGTCAAACAGACCGTGCCCCATTTACAGTGTGGCGTAAGGTCTATAAAAAGGAAATAATAGAAAAAATACAGTTTGATGAAGGTAAAATTAATGAAGATATAGTTTTTAACTTTAAAGTATTATCAAAGGCTAATTCTTTAATCCATACTTCTAAAATTGGGTATTACTATTATCAAGGAAATAAAAGTACAACCAGAAACGGATTAAAAAAAAGAGATTTTGATTTATTAGATGCTAGTGAACAATTAATAGAACTAGCAAAAATCGAAAAAAATAAAGATATATATTATTTAGCTCGTGTCAAAGAAGCAAGATCTTATTTTTCATTGTTGGCTAAAATTGCAATGTACGGTTTTGAAGATGATACATTAGACCAAAAAGAAGTAATCAAATCACTCAAAAATAAATTGAGAAAGAAGTATATTTTTCTTCTTAAATCGCCAATTCCTTTGAGCAGAAAACTGATGGCTGGTTTGTTAATAATAGATGTTAGACTTTTATCTGAACCATTAAAAATGTATAAAAAAATAAAGAAATAA
- a CDS encoding glycosyltransferase, with product MKIGIVILNYLNWEDTVECIQSIKTQTYDGLEIVVVDNCSNNMSIENIKKHLPNYTKIHFLQTKENLGFAKGNNVGISYCTTQLKINNVFVVNNDTIFTDELFFEKLSRIDIGNNIGAVGTEIIGSDGENQNPIEFSANFKSIIREYLFPVILFLRNIGLLKQNIKDEKKIENNENKNKNNENFILHGAAIFLTENYLNQINGFYPKTFLYYEENILGIIFKKMNLEMLYYDETSIYHKEDQSSIKSFSNQSKIKYKFGRKSVKEALKLFFAKPERIKKIVNEQKYYYDIK from the coding sequence ATGAAAATAGGTATTGTGATATTGAATTATTTGAACTGGGAGGATACTGTTGAGTGTATTCAATCTATTAAAACACAAACCTATGATGGTTTAGAAATAGTAGTTGTAGATAATTGTTCAAATAATATGTCCATAGAAAATATCAAGAAGCATTTACCAAATTATACAAAAATACATTTTTTACAGACAAAAGAAAATTTGGGATTTGCAAAAGGAAATAACGTAGGTATCTCATACTGTACAACCCAATTAAAGATAAACAATGTTTTTGTAGTTAATAATGATACGATATTTACTGATGAGTTATTTTTCGAAAAATTATCAAGGATTGATATTGGAAATAATATTGGGGCTGTTGGCACGGAGATAATAGGTAGCGATGGGGAAAATCAAAATCCTATTGAGTTTAGCGCCAATTTTAAAAGTATTATAAGAGAATACCTTTTTCCAGTAATTTTATTTTTAAGAAATATTGGATTGTTAAAACAAAATATAAAAGATGAAAAAAAAATTGAAAATAATGAAAATAAAAATAAAAATAATGAAAATTTTATCCTACATGGAGCGGCAATCTTTTTAACGGAAAATTATTTAAACCAAATTAATGGATTTTATCCAAAAACTTTTTTATACTATGAAGAAAATATCTTAGGAATTATTTTCAAAAAAATGAATTTAGAGATGTTGTACTATGATGAAACGAGTATTTACCATAAAGAGGACCAATCATCCATAAAAAGTTTTTCTAATCAATCTAAGATAAAGTATAAATTTGGACGAAAAAGTGTCAAAGAAGCGCTAAAATTATTTTTTGCAAAACCAGAACGAATAAAAAAAATAGTTAATGAACAAAAGTATTATTACGATATAAAATAA
- a CDS encoding GW dipeptide domain-containing protein — MENKKKRVRFMLKSITVLTLMATLASSIAPAAVSASEIINKEIVGETQTKNYESDEQESQGVTSESIHSEIVEEETEKKEIEESSLTDTDSSNSMESGQKILEEKPAVDEVNDAMKSSAEPFKADGSDSVTKSDYVHYDAVVITVNQPVFSEPGYTVGAKKTGETTTYLNQLVVISQEKVTAKGIWAQISINNKMIGWVAKNTLKVNLDKIIEQKMVHYDAVITQSRHDVYTLPGYTEGNVRITKSATYFNQKVKLLQTIKTNRATWVQFSINGVTIGWMNIIGIDIKYDSFKDVKKVYYDATVEQGRHDVYTLPGYTKGNEITTKSSTYLNQTVQITEEKVSDRATWVLITQNGKMIGWMNKKGVKVVAYNNTVIESRLVHYEATVSRNDQLIFSAPGYTKESKAIANTKDYYKRSTKILEEKVTKRATWALISVDNKTIGWVDKAHLTVQYDNIKSTKAVHYDALVNQGRHDVYTTPGYTEGNEIITKSSSYLNEKARIVNIVETSRATWAQFSIDGKIIGWMNVIGLSIQYDKIISSNKVNIIAKVVEGRHDIYTIPGYTKNNELLTKSETYLNKDVTILEEKETDRATWALITQNGRTIGWMNKKGLAILNGDLVDKVTESRIIHNDAVISKKNQLIYSAPGFTVGAKEIGNTSSYLNKKVQINQEKETNRATWAQISINGKNIGWVNKSTLTLKYDTIQITKGVHFDAVVSQGRHDIYTVPGYTKGNEIIAKSSNYLNKKVLVLKTVKTNRATWAQISVNGKVVGWMNIIGLSIQYDKILDTKKVHYEAVVVQDNHDVYSKPGYTENSQRLTKSLAYLNKKGIVTQIVKTNRATWAEISVDGKPPIWMNINGLKMKYDKITSTKTTNYNAKVVEGKHDIYTMPGYTDGNVIVGKSGSYLNKNIKVIQEKQTSRATWALISMNGKTIGWMNKKGVDSISIYLDPGHGGDEPGAISGFVKEKVLNLKVALKVEKLLKEKGYEVIMSRRTDEFVSLSDRAQEANKMKVDIFVSVHHNAFMKTAYGIETYSYNGLGNPKNIMSNNSKRLLTSTVLSNAIHKKIISNTGAYDRNNRKANYHVIRETTMPAVLLELGYMDNTNERAKLVTDNYQNKLAKGVVEGIVNYFN, encoded by the coding sequence ATGGAAAATAAGAAAAAACGAGTGCGCTTTATGTTGAAGTCAATCACTGTACTGACTCTAATGGCGACTTTAGCTTCATCTATTGCACCGGCTGCAGTATCTGCTTCCGAAATAATTAACAAAGAAATAGTCGGGGAAACACAGACCAAGAATTATGAAAGTGATGAACAGGAAAGTCAAGGAGTCACATCAGAAAGTATACATAGCGAAATAGTGGAAGAAGAAACAGAAAAAAAGGAAATAGAGGAATCTTCTCTTACTGATACTGATTCTAGTAATAGTATGGAATCTGGACAAAAGATACTCGAAGAGAAACCAGCAGTAGACGAAGTAAATGATGCAATGAAATCTTCTGCTGAACCATTTAAAGCTGATGGAAGTGATAGTGTCACCAAAAGTGATTATGTTCATTACGATGCTGTAGTAATCACAGTAAATCAGCCTGTTTTTTCGGAACCAGGTTACACTGTAGGAGCAAAAAAAACAGGAGAAACGACTACTTATTTGAATCAATTAGTTGTTATTTCACAAGAAAAAGTGACTGCAAAAGGTATTTGGGCTCAAATTTCTATCAATAATAAAATGATAGGTTGGGTTGCTAAAAATACATTAAAAGTTAATCTTGACAAGATCATTGAGCAGAAAATGGTGCATTACGATGCAGTTATTACACAAAGTCGCCACGATGTATATACCTTACCTGGATATACTGAAGGAAACGTCCGTATAACAAAATCTGCTACTTATTTTAATCAGAAGGTTAAATTACTTCAAACAATTAAAACAAATCGCGCAACATGGGTACAGTTTTCTATTAATGGTGTAACGATTGGTTGGATGAATATTATTGGAATAGATATCAAATATGATTCATTTAAAGATGTTAAAAAAGTTTATTATGATGCAACAGTAGAGCAAGGGCGTCATGATGTATATACTTTACCTGGTTATACAAAAGGGAATGAAATAACAACAAAATCTTCTACATATCTAAATCAAACTGTTCAAATAACTGAGGAAAAAGTGTCTGACCGTGCGACATGGGTATTGATTACTCAAAATGGAAAGATGATAGGTTGGATGAATAAAAAAGGTGTAAAAGTAGTTGCGTATAATAATACTGTTATTGAAAGTCGTTTAGTCCACTATGAAGCAACTGTATCAAGAAATGACCAATTGATTTTTTCAGCTCCTGGCTATACAAAAGAATCAAAAGCAATTGCTAATACAAAAGATTATTATAAAAGAAGCACGAAAATTTTAGAAGAAAAAGTGACAAAACGAGCAACATGGGCTCTTATTTCAGTTGATAATAAAACAATTGGTTGGGTTGATAAAGCTCATTTAACTGTTCAATATGATAACATAAAGAGTACTAAAGCAGTTCATTATGATGCACTAGTGAATCAAGGACGTCATGATGTTTATACAACCCCAGGATATACAGAGGGAAATGAAATCATTACAAAATCATCATCTTATTTAAATGAAAAAGCTCGTATAGTAAACATCGTAGAGACGAGCAGAGCAACATGGGCTCAATTTTCTATTGACGGAAAAATAATTGGGTGGATGAATGTTATTGGGTTGTCTATTCAATATGATAAGATTATATCTAGTAATAAAGTTAATATTATAGCAAAAGTGGTAGAGGGTAGACATGATATATATACGATACCTGGATATACCAAGAACAATGAACTTTTAACAAAATCTGAAACTTATCTTAACAAAGATGTAACGATTTTAGAAGAAAAAGAAACTGATAGAGCAACATGGGCTTTAATTACTCAAAATGGAAGAACAATTGGCTGGATGAATAAAAAAGGACTAGCTATACTTAATGGAGATCTTGTTGATAAGGTTACAGAGAGTCGTATTATTCATAATGACGCCGTCATTAGCAAGAAAAACCAGCTCATTTATTCTGCTCCAGGGTTTACTGTTGGAGCAAAAGAAATTGGGAATACGTCAAGTTATTTAAATAAAAAAGTTCAAATTAATCAAGAAAAAGAAACTAATAGAGCAACATGGGCCCAGATTTCAATCAACGGCAAAAATATCGGTTGGGTAAATAAAAGTACTTTAACACTTAAATACGATACAATACAAATTACTAAAGGTGTACATTTTGATGCAGTTGTTTCGCAAGGACGCCATGATATTTACACTGTGCCTGGATATACTAAAGGTAATGAAATAATTGCTAAATCTTCAAATTATCTTAATAAAAAGGTTCTTGTTTTAAAGACAGTTAAAACAAACCGAGCAACATGGGCTCAAATTTCAGTAAATGGAAAAGTAGTTGGCTGGATGAATATTATTGGATTATCTATTCAATATGACAAAATCTTAGACACAAAAAAAGTTCATTATGAGGCAGTTGTAGTACAAGATAATCATGATGTGTACTCAAAACCTGGCTATACAGAAAATAGTCAGCGATTAACAAAATCTTTAGCGTATTTGAATAAAAAAGGAATAGTCACTCAAATAGTTAAAACAAATCGAGCAACATGGGCAGAAATTTCTGTTGATGGAAAACCCCCAATTTGGATGAATATTAACGGATTAAAAATGAAATACGATAAAATCACCTCAACTAAAACTACAAATTATAATGCTAAAGTAGTTGAAGGTAAACACGATATTTATACTATGCCAGGCTACACAGATGGCAATGTAATTGTTGGGAAATCAGGAAGTTATTTAAATAAAAATATTAAAGTTATCCAGGAAAAACAAACTTCTCGTGCCACATGGGCTTTAATTTCTATGAATGGTAAAACAATTGGATGGATGAATAAAAAGGGAGTAGATAGTATTTCTATCTACCTAGATCCCGGTCATGGTGGAGATGAGCCTGGAGCAATTTCTGGCTTCGTTAAAGAAAAAGTTCTTAATTTAAAAGTAGCATTAAAAGTTGAAAAATTATTAAAAGAAAAAGGTTATGAAGTTATTATGTCAAGAAGAACGGATGAATTTGTAAGTTTATCTGATCGAGCACAAGAAGCTAATAAAATGAAGGTAGATATTTTTGTTAGTGTGCATCATAATGCCTTTATGAAAACAGCATATGGGATTGAAACGTATTCGTATAATGGTCTTGGAAATCCCAAGAATATTATGTCAAATAATTCAAAACGTTTACTTACTAGTACCGTTTTGTCTAATGCAATACACAAAAAAATAATTAGCAATACAGGTGCTTATGATAGAAACAATCGGAAAGCAAATTATCATGTTATTAGGGAAACAACTATGCCTGCAGTACTTTTAGAATTAGGCTACATGGATAATACCAATGAAAGAGCTAAATTAGTAACAGATAACTATCAAAATAAATTAGCTAAAGGAGTAGTTGAAGGAATAGTTAATTATTTTAACTAG
- a CDS encoding GDP-mannose 4,6-dehydratase, which translates to MTKSTKDIILVTGVAGFIGSFLAKRLLESGKKVIGIDNLNDYYDVNLKKERLENLNTFENFKFEKVDIADKESVMKIFIEFNPSIVINLAAQAGVRYSLENPDAYTQSNLIGFFNILEACRNHPVDHLIYASSSSVYGNNKKVPFEETDKVDNPVSLYAATKKSNELMAHTYSHLYNIPATGLRFFTVYGPMGRPDMAYFGFADKYFANDLITIYNNGDFENDLYRDFTYIDDIIEGIVQLLLKQPEKTNEQVPHRILNIGNSQPVKLMEFITTLEKAFSQSLGRTVKFNKKYEPIKLGDVPATYASTDKLQELTGFKPTTSIKEGLQKFTDWYVNYYKKN; encoded by the coding sequence ATGACAAAAAGCACTAAAGATATTATTTTGGTAACCGGTGTTGCAGGGTTTATAGGATCTTTTTTAGCCAAAAGATTATTAGAATCCGGAAAAAAAGTTATAGGCATTGATAATTTAAATGATTATTATGATGTGAATTTAAAAAAAGAGAGATTAGAAAACTTAAATACGTTTGAAAATTTTAAATTTGAGAAAGTAGACATAGCAGATAAAGAATCAGTAATGAAAATTTTTATAGAGTTTAATCCATCAATAGTAATTAATTTAGCTGCACAAGCGGGTGTACGGTATTCTTTAGAGAACCCAGATGCATATACTCAAAGCAATTTGATAGGCTTCTTTAACATCTTAGAGGCATGCAGAAATCATCCTGTCGATCATCTTATTTATGCTTCTTCTAGTTCAGTTTATGGAAATAATAAAAAAGTTCCTTTTGAAGAAACAGATAAAGTAGATAATCCTGTATCTCTATATGCTGCAACTAAAAAATCAAATGAGCTAATGGCTCATACTTATAGTCATTTATATAATATTCCTGCTACAGGATTGAGATTCTTTACCGTATATGGCCCAATGGGTAGACCTGATATGGCATATTTTGGCTTTGCAGATAAATATTTTGCTAATGATTTAATTACGATTTATAATAATGGCGATTTTGAAAATGATTTATACCGTGATTTCACTTATATAGATGATATTATTGAAGGAATAGTCCAATTATTATTAAAGCAACCAGAAAAAACAAATGAGCAAGTTCCTCATCGAATATTAAATATTGGAAATAGCCAACCAGTTAAGTTAATGGAATTTATTACAACTTTAGAAAAAGCTTTCAGTCAATCTTTAGGCCGTACAGTTAAGTTTAATAAAAAATATGAACCTATAAAACTTGGTGATGTTCCAGCAACATATGCCTCTACAGATAAATTGCAAGAGTTGACAGGTTTTAAACCAACCACTTCCATAAAAGAAGGACTTCAAAAATTTACTGATTGGTATGTAAATTATTATAAAAAAAATTAA
- a CDS encoding glycosyltransferase, whose protein sequence is MKKILVYGVSNEIGGIEAFFINILSHLNDTSLSFDFITSSSAACQYEKKIIENGGKNFKITSWGKNPVAHNKEIKELLKKSDYDYIWVNATSASNISIYKNVKKSTKAKLIIHSHGSAFESKNTGLKFKILKKLHFFNKKSLINYGDVLFASSKEASSWLFGDDRNVEIIKNGIDIKRFLFNSEIRKKIREELDISNKKVLINIGRLEDVKNQFFLLDIVSQLSKVDNNIVLLLIGEGSLENILKEKIGNLNLNKHVILLGFRSNIEDYLTASDLFILPSKSEGLSIAAIEAQSAGLTCLVSDNVPLEINVTEKVNYMSLDEPIGSWVNKIMDLFNKENNRLEMSFAVEQSGFSIQNTVDVIKNILVKEGKINE, encoded by the coding sequence ATGAAAAAGATATTAGTTTACGGTGTATCAAATGAAATAGGAGGAATTGAAGCTTTTTTTATAAATATTCTATCTCATTTAAATGATACTTCATTATCGTTTGACTTTATAACTTCTTCAAGTGCAGCATGTCAATACGAAAAAAAAATTATTGAAAATGGCGGTAAAAACTTTAAAATCACCTCATGGGGTAAAAATCCGGTTGCGCATAACAAAGAGATAAAAGAGCTTCTAAAAAAGAGTGATTATGATTATATCTGGGTAAACGCTACTTCTGCAAGTAATATATCTATATATAAAAATGTGAAAAAAAGTACTAAAGCGAAATTGATTATTCATTCACACGGTTCGGCTTTCGAGTCAAAAAATACTGGATTAAAGTTTAAAATATTAAAAAAATTACATTTTTTTAATAAAAAATCTCTAATAAATTATGGAGACGTTTTATTTGCAAGTTCAAAAGAAGCATCTTCATGGTTGTTTGGAGATGATAGAAACGTAGAAATAATAAAAAACGGGATAGATATCAAACGGTTTTTATTTAATTCAGAAATAAGGAAAAAAATCCGAGAAGAATTAGACATTAGTAATAAAAAAGTTTTAATAAATATTGGAAGATTAGAAGATGTAAAGAACCAATTTTTTTTATTAGATATTGTCTCTCAATTATCAAAAGTTGATAATAATATCGTATTACTATTAATTGGAGAAGGAAGTTTAGAAAATATTCTGAAAGAAAAAATCGGTAATTTAAACCTTAATAAACATGTTATTTTATTAGGATTTAGATCAAATATCGAAGATTATTTAACAGCATCAGATTTGTTTATTCTTCCTTCTAAAAGTGAAGGACTTTCAATTGCAGCAATTGAAGCTCAATCTGCTGGTTTAACTTGTTTAGTCTCTGATAATGTACCTCTGGAAATAAATGTTACAGAAAAAGTGAATTATATGAGTTTGGATGAACCAATTGGAAGTTGGGTTAATAAAATCATGGATTTATTTAACAAAGAGAATAACCGCTTAGAAATGTCCTTTGCAGTTGAACAGAGCGGCTTTAGTATTCAAAATACCGTAGATGTTATTAAAAATATATTAGTAAAGGAAGGGAAAATAAATGAATAA
- a CDS encoding glycosyltransferase produces the protein MSNSKFSVLLSVYRKEKKDYLLSSIKSILNQSSIPNEIVIVEDGPLDEELDNLINTFIKKYPKLFKIVKLEKNVGLGLALNEGLKACSFELVARMDTDDIAKKLRFEKQLQEFESNPQLSIVGTNTDEFISDPANVISRRVVPEKNEDILKFSRRRSPFNHPTVMYKKIDVLACGGYKDFRRNQDYDLFVRMLNKGYKGYNIQESLLLFRADTGNLSRRKSWTKTKSDIYMRYNFLRKGYSSVYDFSITTVGFLIIFLTPLSMFDLINKYFLRK, from the coding sequence ATGAGCAATTCAAAGTTTTCTGTTTTACTATCAGTTTATCGCAAAGAAAAAAAAGATTATTTATTAAGTAGTATTAAAAGCATCCTTAATCAATCAAGTATTCCAAATGAAATAGTGATTGTAGAGGATGGCCCTTTAGATGAGGAATTAGATAATCTAATTAATACTTTTATAAAAAAATACCCAAAATTATTTAAAATTGTAAAGTTGGAAAAAAATGTCGGTTTAGGATTAGCATTAAATGAAGGGCTAAAAGCATGTTCATTCGAACTTGTAGCAAGAATGGATACCGACGATATAGCTAAAAAACTACGCTTTGAAAAACAACTCCAAGAATTTGAGAGTAACCCACAGTTAAGTATTGTTGGAACAAATACAGATGAATTCATTTCAGATCCTGCTAATGTTATAAGTAGAAGAGTTGTCCCAGAAAAAAATGAAGATATTTTAAAGTTTTCAAGAAGAAGAAGCCCTTTCAATCATCCAACAGTCATGTATAAAAAAATAGATGTGCTAGCATGTGGAGGGTACAAAGACTTTAGAAGAAATCAGGATTATGATTTGTTCGTTAGAATGTTAAATAAGGGGTATAAAGGATATAATATCCAAGAATCACTATTATTATTTAGAGCCGATACTGGAAATTTAAGCAGACGAAAAAGTTGGACTAAAACTAAAAGTGATATATACATGAGATATAATTTTTTAAGAAAAGGGTATTCTTCAGTATACGATTTTTCAATTACAACTGTAGGATTTTTGATCATTTTTTTAACTCCACTGAGTATGTTTGATCTCATTAATAAGTACTTTTTAAGAAAATAA
- a CDS encoding lipopolysaccharide biosynthesis protein has translation MAMSDFKSGIRYSAIGKYSNVIIQLLVNAVLSRILSPGDYGIVAIVQIFLAFFTLLADMGFGPAIIQNKTLKDTEISVIFQFSIYAAILLGIAFTFLGYPVSLFYDNTVYVPIFVILGISVFFYALLVVPKAILEKKKDFKSVNVVVIISGIVKGIVSIILAVMGFKYYSIIIGGIVQAIINFAYYYYKTRISPFEKFKWDPIKKIWQFSKNQFSFNFINYFSRNLDSILIGKFLDPIQLAFYNKSYQISLYPNQLLAGIITPVIQPIMSDYQEEKDVIEKVYLKITRILANIGIPVSVFCFFAAEEIILFIFGNQWGDSVLTFRILSVSIWLQMIASTTGAFYQSSNRTDLLLFSGIQSMILNALFIIYGIMNGTIESVAYMIVISFTVNFLVNNYLLMYKVFGSGFSKLVTTLKKPVVLGILQLIAFLLLPDLNFSIFITLVIQVIVFVITFLIGLLVTGQLKEMKKLIVK, from the coding sequence ATGGCAATGAGTGATTTTAAATCAGGAATTAGGTATAGTGCAATAGGAAAATATTCTAATGTTATTATCCAATTGTTAGTAAATGCGGTATTATCACGGATACTTTCCCCAGGAGATTATGGAATCGTAGCAATTGTACAAATATTTTTGGCGTTTTTTACACTACTAGCAGATATGGGCTTTGGGCCAGCAATAATACAAAATAAAACATTAAAGGATACTGAAATAAGTGTGATCTTTCAATTCTCAATCTATGCAGCAATATTATTAGGTATCGCTTTTACCTTTTTAGGGTACCCAGTTAGTCTATTTTATGATAATACTGTTTATGTTCCTATCTTTGTGATTTTAGGCATATCCGTATTCTTTTATGCACTACTGGTAGTACCTAAAGCAATACTTGAAAAAAAGAAAGATTTTAAATCTGTAAATGTTGTAGTTATTATATCTGGTATTGTTAAAGGGATTGTTTCAATAATATTAGCAGTGATGGGGTTTAAATATTACTCTATTATTATTGGTGGGATAGTTCAGGCTATCATAAATTTTGCATATTATTATTATAAAACTAGAATTTCTCCCTTTGAAAAATTTAAATGGGACCCAATAAAAAAAATCTGGCAATTTTCTAAAAACCAGTTTTCGTTTAATTTTATTAATTATTTTTCTAGGAATTTAGATAGTATACTAATAGGTAAATTTTTAGATCCTATTCAATTAGCATTTTATAACAAATCATACCAAATATCGTTATATCCAAATCAATTATTAGCTGGTATTATAACGCCCGTAATCCAACCTATTATGTCTGATTACCAAGAGGAAAAAGATGTTATAGAGAAGGTATATTTGAAGATTACTAGAATTTTAGCAAATATTGGTATCCCGGTTTCGGTTTTTTGTTTCTTTGCGGCTGAGGAAATCATTTTATTTATTTTTGGTAATCAATGGGGAGATAGTGTTTTAACTTTTCGTATTTTATCGGTATCAATATGGCTACAAATGATTGCAAGTACAACAGGAGCATTTTATCAATCATCAAATAGAACAGATTTGCTTTTATTTTCTGGAATACAATCTATGATACTTAATGCTCTATTTATTATTTATGGGATAATGAATGGTACAATTGAATCAGTTGCCTATATGATAGTAATATCATTTACAGTGAATTTTTTAGTTAATAATTATTTACTAATGTATAAAGTCTTTGGTTCTGGTTTTTCAAAGCTAGTAACGACTTTGAAAAAACCAGTTGTTTTAGGGATACTTCAATTGATAGCCTTTTTATTGTTACCTGATTTAAACTTTAGTATTTTTATTACTTTAGTTATACAAGTAATTGTTTTTGTAATTACCTTTTTGATTGGATTATTAGTAACAGGTCAACTTAAGGAAATGAAAAAACTGATTGTAAAATAA